TCGAATTTTGCGCtctgtattgtattgttgtgtgATTGTTGAATCGCCGCACCATGCCGCCCAAGACAAGTGGTAAGGCCGCCAAGAAATCCGGCAAGGCCCAAAAGAACATCTCCAAGaccgacaagaaaaagaagaagcacAAGAGGAAGGAGAGCTACGCCATCTACATCTACAAGGTGCTCAAGCAGGTCCACCCCGACACCGGTATCTCCTCGAAGGCTATGTCGATCATGAACTCTTTCGTTAACGACATCTTCGAACGCATCGCCGCCGAAGCGTCTCGTCTAGCCCACTACAACAAGAGGTCCACCATCACATCGAGGGAGGTGCAGACATCCGTGAGGCTCCTGCTGCCCGGCGAGCTCGCCAAGCACGCCGTCAGCGAGGGTACCAAAGCTGTCACCAAGTACACCAGCTCCAAGTGAGCTCAGCGTGTGCTTGCACTTGTACCG
The DNA window shown above is from Anticarsia gemmatalis isolate Benzon Research Colony breed Stoneville strain chromosome 29, ilAntGemm2 primary, whole genome shotgun sequence and carries:
- the LOC142985172 gene encoding histone H2B; this encodes MPPKTSGKAAKKSGKAQKNISKTDKKKKKHKRKESYAIYIYKVLKQVHPDTGISSKAMSIMNSFVNDIFERIAAEASRLAHYNKRSTITSREVQTSVRLLLPGELAKHAVSEGTKAVTKYTSSK